The following coding sequences lie in one Phalacrocorax aristotelis chromosome 4, bGulAri2.1, whole genome shotgun sequence genomic window:
- the FBXW7 gene encoding F-box/WD repeat-containing protein 7 isoform X3, producing the protein MNQELLSVGSKRRRTGGSLRGNASSSQVDEEQMNRVVEEEEQQQRRQQEEQHIGRNGEIGGGEPGFDDRHESQQEQLEENNNRLITVDEESTCNQEEDDEEHAGDQEEEVEEEEEMDQESDDFDQSDDSSREDEHANSNSVTNSNSLMDLPIHQSSPFYIKTKGYDRHKQ; encoded by the coding sequence ATGAATCAGGAACTGCTCTCTGTGGGCAGCAAGAGGCGACGAACTGGTGGATCTCTTCGAGGTAATGCTTCCTCAAGCCAAGTAGATGAGGAGCAGATGAATCGAGTCGTAgaagaggaggagcagcagcaaagacGACAACAAGAGGAGCAGCACATTGGGAGGAATGGGGAGATAGGAGGAGGAGAACCTGGATTTGATGACAGGCATGAGTCTCAGCAGGAACagttagaagaaaataacaatagACTTATTACAGTGGATGAAGAATCCACCTGTAAtcaagaggaagatgatgaagaaCATGCTGGTGAtcaagaggaggaggtggaagaggaggaggaaatggaCCAGGAGAGTGATGATTTCGATCAGTCTGATGACAGCAGTAGAGAAGATGAACATGCCAACAGTAACAGTGTCACAAATTCCAATAGCCTCATGGACTTGCCCATTCACCAGTCATCACCATTCTACATAAAGACAAAG